From the Streptomyces sp. SN-593 genome, the window CGCCGAACCGGACCCGGACCCGGACGCCGGGCTGGGCGTCGGCGTCCATGGCGGCGGGCACGGCGTAGTCGAAGAACTGGTCGAGGTGGACCAGGCCCTTGTCGACCAGCACCCGGGCGACGGGCAGGCCGTCGGCGAGGGCGGCCCCGCGCCAGGTGCGCGGCTTCGCGCGCGGCTGCTTCGCCTTGCGGACCGTGTCCCGGATCAGGGCGAGCTGCTCCCCGCCGCCCGCCTCCGGCGGTTCGGCCGCCCCCTCCCGCCCGGGTCCCTCGTCGCCGCTCACCTTGTGATTCCTACCAGACACCTACGACACCACGGCGCCGACCGGGGGCTCGACGGCGTTGGTCGTGGCGCGGGTCGCCCCCGACCCGAAGGGACGGCCGCCGCCGTTGCCGGACCACCGGCGGATGTCGGGCCGAGCGCACGGTTCCCCGCGCCCCTGGACGGGTGCCGTGCTCCGCGGACGGAACCGGCCCCAGGGGGACGCGGGGAACTGGGAGACGAGCCACCGGCCGCCGCAGGACGACGGGAACCCTGCTCCGGGGGCCGGAACGGTCAGAGGCCGACCGCGGCGCGCAGGGCGTCGACCCGGTCGGTCTTCTCCCAGGTGAAGTCGTCCAGCTCACGGCCGAAGTGGCCGTAGGCGGCGGTCTGGGCGTAGATCGGCCGCAGCAGGTCCAGGTCGCGGATGATCGCGGCGGGGCGCAGGTCGAAGACCTCGCCGATGGCCTGCTCGATCTTCTCGACCTCGATGTTCGCGGTGCCGAAGGTCTCGACGAACAGACCGACCGGCTCGGCCTTGCCGATCGCGTACGCGACCTGGACCTCGCAGCGCGACGCGAGCCGCGCGGCCACCACGTTCTTGGCGACCCAGCGCATCGCGTACGCCGCGGAGCGGTCCACCTTGGACGGGTCCTTGCCCGAGAAGGCGCCGCCGCCGTGGCGGGCCATGCCGCCGTAGGTGTCGATGATGATCTTCCGGCCGGTCAGACCCGCGTCGCCCATCGGGCCGCCGATCTCGAACCGCCCGGTCGGGTTGACCAGCAGCCGGTAGCCGTCGGTGTCGAGCTTGATGCCCTCGTCGAGCAGGGCCTTCAGCTCGACCTCCACGACGAACTCGCGGATGTCGGGGGTGAGCAGCGACTCCAGGTCGATGTCGGAGGCGTGCTGCGAGGAGACGACGACGGTGTCGAGCCGGACCGCCTTGTCGCCGTCGTACTCGATGGTGACCTGGGTCTTGCCGTCGGGCCGCAGGTAGGGGATGGTGCCGTTCTTGCGGACCTCGGTGAGCCGCTTGGACAGGCGGTGCGCCAGCGTGATCGGCAGCGGCATCAGCTCGGGCGTCTCGTCGGAGGCGTACCCGAACATCAGGCCCTGGTCGCCGGCGCCCTGCTTGTTCAGCTCGTCCTCGTCGGCCTCGCCGCCCTCGACCCGCTTCTCGTAGGCGGTGTCGACGCCCTGGGCGATGTCGGGCGACTGCGCGCCGATCGACACGGAGACGCCGCACGACGCGCCGTCGAAGCCCTTCTTCGAGGAGTCGTAGCCGATCTCCAGGATCTTCCCGCGCACCAGCGAGGCGATGTCGGCGTACGCGGTCGTGGTGACCTCACCCGCGACGTGCACCTGACCGGTGGTGATCAGCGTCTCGACGGCCACCCGGGAGGTCGGGTCGGCGGTGAGCAGGGCGTCGAGGATGGTGTCGCTGATCTGGTCAGCGATCTTGTCGGGGTGACCTTCGGTCACGGACTCCGAAGTGAACAGACGGCGGGACACATCGCTCCCTGGGGTTGCAGCGGCTGCTGGCTCGAGCTCGGTGGAGTGCGCAGGGCTGCGCCCGGCGCTCCGCGGCTAGCTTAGCGTGAGCGTCCCGGGCACGGACCAGGCATCTCGCTCTTTGGATATGCCACACCCTGCACCCCGATGTCCACTACTCGTCCCCCCGTCGCCCGTTCGCCAGCCGTTCGTGTCCACCGCCACGCGGGCGGAAGACCGCTGGTGGCGGCGGGGTGGGGCCGCGGACATGCGGGCTCGCGGGCGAGCCGGGCGGGCCGACCGCGACGTGGCCGGATTTCACCGGTTGTTCACAGATCCGCGGACGGTCGGGCGCGGCCCGCCGCCGACCGTCCGTGACCGCCGGGCGCGGTGAGCCCGGTCCCGGCGCCCGGCCGCTCGGTATCCGTGTCCCGGTCTCCCGGCCCCGGCCGCTCAGTCGCGCGCGCCGGCGTCCAGGCGGGCGGCGACCAGGTCCCAGACCTGGTCGGCCAGCGCCTCCTTCGGGCCGTGCGGCACCGGGGTGGCGCTGCCGTCGGCGCCCAGGACCACCGCTTCGTTGTCGTCGGTGCCGAACGCCTTGCCGCCGCCGACCTCGTTGACCACCAGCAGGTCGCACCCCTTGCGGGCGAGCTTCGCCCGGCCGTTGGCCAGCACGTCGTCGGTCTCGGCGGCGAAGCCCGCGACGACCTGGCCGGGCCGGGCGCGGTGCGCCGACAGCTCGGCGAGTACGTCGGGGTTGCGGACCAGCTCGACCGGGGCGGGCCCGGCGCCGTCGTCGCTCTTCTTGATCTTGCTGGTGGCGTACGCGGCCGGGCGGAAGTCGGCGACAGCCGCGGCCATCACCACCGCGTCGGCGTCGGCGGCGGCCTTGAGCACAGCCGCGCGCAGCTCCTCGGCGGTGCCCACGGGCACCACGTCGGCGCCGGCCGGGTCGGCCAGCGCGTCGGTGTGGGCGGCCACCAGGGTGACCCGCGCCCCGCGCGCGACGGCGGTACGCGCCAGGGCGTACCCCTGCTTGCCTGAGGAGCGGTTGCCGAGGAAGCGCACCGGGTCGAGCGGTTCGCGGGTGCCCCCGGCGCTGATGACGACGTGCCGCCCGGCGAGGTCCGGCGCGGCGGTGCCCCGCGCGAGGGTGCGGCGGCAGACCTGGAAGATCTCGTCCGGGTCGGGCAGCCGCCCCTTGCCGGTGTCCACCCCGGTGAGCCGGCCGACGGCCGGCTCGATGACCACGGCGCCGCGGCGGCGCAGCGTGGCGACGTTCTCCCGGGTGGCGGGGTGCTCCCACATCTCGGTGTGCATGGCGGGCGCGAAGACCACCGGGCAGCGGGCGGTCAGCAGGGTGCTGGTCAGCAGGTCGTCGGCGAGGCCGTGCGCGGCCCGGGCGAGCAGGTCGGCGGTGGCGGGCGCGACCACCACGAGGTCGGCGTGCTGCCCGATCCGCACGTGGGGGACGTTCTCGACGCCGTCCCAGACCCGGGTGGAGACGGGCCGGCCGGACAGCGCGGCCCAGGTGGCCTCGCCGACGAAGTGCAGCGCGGCGTCCGTGGGCACCACCTGCACGTCGTGACCGGACTCGGTGAGCCGGCGCAGCAGCTCGCACGCCTTGTACGCGGCGATGCCGCCGCTGACACCCAGTACGACCTGTGGCCTGCCCATGCCTGCTCCGCTCCGCCGCGCCGTCACCCTGCCGTGCCCGGTCGAGGGCACCACCCCATGACACACCACGGGCCCGGCGGTCGTCCCGCCGGGCCCTGCGCAGTGCCTCGGCACCGCCATCCCCTTGCCTCCGGGCGCTCGGACCCGGTGTCGCGGGTCGATCGTGCCGGGTCCCTCGTCACCTCGGGACCCGCGCCCGCTCTCCCTCCCGACACCGGCGCGCCCTTCGGCTCACTGGGTGGGCGGCGCCTCGACGGCCTCGGAGGTCAGCAGGCCGGCGTTGATCTCGCGCAGCGCGATGGAGAGCGGCTTCTCGTGGACGTGGGTGTCCACCAGGGGGCCGACGTACTCCAGCAGGCCCTCGCCGAGCTGGGAGTAGTACGCGTTGATCTGGCGGGCACGCTTGGCGGCGTAGATCACCAGGCTGTACTTGGAGTCGGTGGCTTCGAGCAGCTCGTCGATCGGCGGGTTGATGATGCCCTCGGGCGTGGTGATGGAAGAGGACACGCTCTACCTACCCCTACTTGTGGAAGGACTTCTGGACGACGCCCCCGGACCGGGGGCTCGCTGCGGGGCGCTCGCGCGGTGCGGTGCGAGGTCACCCGATGTTCATCAAGGCTAGCAGCTCACGTGCTACATCCTCGACGGAGGTGTTGACAAGCGTCTCGTCGAACTCGGACTCCGCCGCCAGTTCGACCCTGGCGACCGCGAGCCGCCGCTCGATCACCTCGGGCGACTCGGTGCCGCGCCCGGTGAGCCGGCGGACCAGTTCGTCCCAGCTCGGCGGGGCGAGGAAGACGAGGTGCGCCTCCGGCATCGAGGTCCGCACCAGCCGCGCGCCCTGCAGGTCGATCTCCAGC encodes:
- the rpoZ gene encoding DNA-directed RNA polymerase subunit omega, producing the protein MSSSITTPEGIINPPIDELLEATDSKYSLVIYAAKRARQINAYYSQLGEGLLEYVGPLVDTHVHEKPLSIALREINAGLLTSEAVEAPPTQ
- the coaBC gene encoding bifunctional phosphopantothenoylcysteine decarboxylase/phosphopantothenate--cysteine ligase CoaBC, which translates into the protein MGRPQVVLGVSGGIAAYKACELLRRLTESGHDVQVVPTDAALHFVGEATWAALSGRPVSTRVWDGVENVPHVRIGQHADLVVVAPATADLLARAAHGLADDLLTSTLLTARCPVVFAPAMHTEMWEHPATRENVATLRRRGAVVIEPAVGRLTGVDTGKGRLPDPDEIFQVCRRTLARGTAAPDLAGRHVVISAGGTREPLDPVRFLGNRSSGKQGYALARTAVARGARVTLVAAHTDALADPAGADVVPVGTAEELRAAVLKAAADADAVVMAAAVADFRPAAYATSKIKKSDDGAGPAPVELVRNPDVLAELSAHRARPGQVVAGFAAETDDVLANGRAKLARKGCDLLVVNEVGGGKAFGTDDNEAVVLGADGSATPVPHGPKEALADQVWDLVAARLDAGARD
- the metK gene encoding methionine adenosyltransferase, producing MSRRLFTSESVTEGHPDKIADQISDTILDALLTADPTSRVAVETLITTGQVHVAGEVTTTAYADIASLVRGKILEIGYDSSKKGFDGASCGVSVSIGAQSPDIAQGVDTAYEKRVEGGEADEDELNKQGAGDQGLMFGYASDETPELMPLPITLAHRLSKRLTEVRKNGTIPYLRPDGKTQVTIEYDGDKAVRLDTVVVSSQHASDIDLESLLTPDIREFVVEVELKALLDEGIKLDTDGYRLLVNPTGRFEIGGPMGDAGLTGRKIIIDTYGGMARHGGGAFSGKDPSKVDRSAAYAMRWVAKNVVAARLASRCEVQVAYAIGKAEPVGLFVETFGTANIEVEKIEQAIGEVFDLRPAAIIRDLDLLRPIYAQTAAYGHFGRELDDFTWEKTDRVDALRAAVGL